Sequence from the Pseudomonas frederiksbergensis genome:
GCGCCTTTGAAAGCCGACTCGAATGCACTGAAACTCATCAAGGAACGGCGATTCATGCCCGAGCGCAGCAGCACCGTGCGCTTCTGTCGGTTATAACCGGCAAGGATCGCGTAGCGCGGCTCAGTCCAGAACGCCGAGCCCTCGGTATAGCGCAGCAACACCGGGTAACCGGCGGCCACCTGTTCGAGCAATGCACCTAGCTCTCCGTCGAGGGGATACACCACCAGCCCATATTCACGCGCCAGAGTTTGCAGATTCTGCTGCAAACGGGCCTCGCCGCCGGGCAGGTGCAATGGTTTTTCCAACAGCCCTGGGGTAATCACGGTGCCTTGCAGCGTCAACAAGGCCGCCAGGGATTGCGGCGCGCCCTGGAACATTTCGCCACGGAAGAACGGCACGCTGTTGAGCTCGACCCGTTCAGGCAGACGCTTGATCTGCGGCGACACGCTTCCCGCGCAACCCGCCAGGGCGGCGAGACACACCATTGCCACTACCAGTGATCGAAAAGATGAAATTACCGACGACATGATGACTCTCTTATTCAGACAGCCCCGGCGTCAAGGCCGGGCTTGGGCCGACGATCATAAGTCGCGCGCCGGCCTGGGTATAGCCATAAGCGACAGTTTCGGCACCGCGATAGAACCAACCGATCCGTTGCTAACGCCAGGGATCGACTGCCGGTAACACTTGAGCGACTAGACTGTCCATTGTAGTGAGTGCATAGCCCGGTTCCGGGCAGAAGGAGGCACAGATGAGCCTGATGACGACTATTGTGATGCTGGTATTCGGCTGGCTGAGCGTAGCGGCGGCCATGTTGTGGGGCGTGCTGCGGATCGCCCGCCGTCACCATCCCGCCCCAAGGCCGGAAGCGCAGCACACCTCGAAATCTTCCAGGCGCCCCGCCACCGCGCACTAGGTTTCCAATGCCATGAAAAAGCCGCCCGGGCGTTCAACCCGGGCGGCTTTTGTCTGCCTTGGATCAGGCTTCGTCGACCAAGGCCTTCTGCTTGGCGCGACGGGACAGCATGTTCAGCACTTCGATAGCCGCCGAGAAGGCCATGGCCGCGTAGATATAGCCCTTCGGCACATGGGCACCAAAAC
This genomic interval carries:
- a CDS encoding peptidase C39 family protein, with protein sequence MSSVISSFRSLVVAMVCLAALAGCAGSVSPQIKRLPERVELNSVPFFRGEMFQGAPQSLAALLTLQGTVITPGLLEKPLHLPGGEARLQQNLQTLAREYGLVVYPLDGELGALLEQVAAGYPVLLRYTEGSAFWTEPRYAILAGYNRQKRTVLLRSGMNRRSLMSFSAFESAFKGAGGWAVLIQQPGQLPANVDSQRWLKAADELAGAGQEQAAARATKALGAAR